The following proteins are encoded in a genomic region of Nicotiana sylvestris chromosome 4, ASM39365v2, whole genome shotgun sequence:
- the LOC104219960 gene encoding thioredoxin Y1, chloroplastic produces MAFSTAAAGTGAGAGTLASSSTNCYSSTKLTYLSSLQFPRELRRLQIGNCGLKSNKGTSRLVPLVEAKKETFSSFEELLEKSEKPLLVDFYATWCGPCQFMVPILNEVGESMKDKIQVVKIDSEKYPALADKYKIQALPTFILFKDGEVCDRFEGALNAPTLIQRIESALEVKQ; encoded by the exons ATGGCATTTTCTACAGCTGCCGCCGGAACCGGCGCCGGGGCCGGAACTTTGGCTTCTTCGTCGACGAATTGCTATTCTTCTACAAAGCTTACATACTTGTCTTCCTTGCAATTTCCCAGAGAGCTTCGCCGTCTTCAAATTGGAAACTGTGGGTTGAAATCCAATAAAGGGACTTCACGGCTTgttcctctg GTTGAAGCAAAGAAGGAAACGTTTTCTTCCTTTGAAGAATTGTTGGAGAAATCTGAGAAACCATTATTGGTTGACTTCTATGCTACCTG GTGCGGTCCTTGCCAGTTCATGGTTCCTATTCTAAATGAAGTTGGTGAATCGATGAAAGATAAAATTCAAGTGGTGAAAATTGATTCAGAGAAGTACCCAGCCCTCGCAGATAAGTACAAAATACAGGCACTGCCAACCTTCATATTGTTCAAGGATGGAGAAGTCTGTGATCGCTTT GAGGGCGCACTCAATGCTCCGACTTTGATACAACGCATAGAATCTGCACTAGAAGTTAAGCAGTAG